Proteins encoded together in one Labilibaculum sp. DW002 window:
- a CDS encoding lipocalin family protein, with amino-acid sequence MKRLVLIFLSLAVAVLFSTSCSKDDETQASFDESLIIGKWKSGTLFERYDSDKSGATWDTADDVKEEEAQEFTWTINKDQLEQIHIIVSGGKVPKVYTITNLTASSMEYKDAYGEITSFSKQ; translated from the coding sequence ATGAAACGCTTAGTATTAATTTTTTTAAGCCTTGCAGTAGCAGTACTTTTCTCAACCTCGTGTTCTAAAGACGACGAAACTCAAGCCAGTTTTGATGAGTCATTGATTATTGGAAAATGGAAAAGTGGGACTTTATTTGAAAGATACGATTCTGACAAATCGGGTGCTACCTGGGATACTGCTGATGATGTTAAAGAGGAAGAAGCTCAGGAATTTACCTGGACGATAAACAAAGACCAGTTGGAGCAAATTCATATCATCGTAAGTGGCGGTAAAGTTCCAAAAGTATACACCATCACGAACTTAACGGCATCATCAATGGAATATAAAGACGCTTACGGGGAAATAACATCATTCAGTAAACAATAA
- a CDS encoding AsmA-like C-terminal region-containing protein: MRILKKVGIALLGFVFVLILAASIGMWYLFTPEKLSPIVNKQAKEYLACHTMIEKVEPTFFSTYPFFGLELTNLCLTEKTNAPKTDTILYAPKCFASLNVLSYLLDGNIKLDPFLVEDAYLNFKINSSGQSNFDILKSSSNSTEADSEASSLGDMDISNVKFKNCNANYTDESTFRKANISNLNAKLGLKYSKEKQALNLDMQLNRLLFATSDSMALYLDAQNCDLKITSKAKDKNLFDSDLKLVCKAMSFSMAGDTILSKMKFDTHLPFKANLSENTYNFEEAKLLVNDEQAISFNGLVSILKDYSISTDIEYSTKELNIEKIITLVPKAYSEPLKDIRAKGYAQVSGSVKGLISETSTPLVTANIEYYKGEIKYTGYPSVKDIQLSMSTQVDLNKKQNSAVTINSSSAKIKHSTVSLKGEISNILETPAYDIYSKGNFSLADFKSFIPKDQNISVRGSVNGNLHARFSQSDLDKEAYHRIYLTGDFEARNFYASYNDSIKVNLPSAKLKLDLPSQNRADKNLRFANIKIDAPNLNVNMSPSMRAASENLELSVDINQLVKGISTPISACHFKFGSLNATADTLSLIANNAEGQFQYAPTLKAKQEIALINSTINSQEIVIAGKDSVLFNANELYAKTNLKYDDSQNNLILKWQPEVAINFSDAIYNLGKQLKGEIPNISFTLDPDTMAIKKADVTLGKSDFSLSGQLTDISKYINKQALLKGNFNLISKNTDIYELMDIFSGMGSQDSSLASNETLTTEDDPFMVPKGVEIRLNTAINQTIVNDNIIENIKGGLTVKDGTLILDQMGFTSRAANMQLTAMYRSDRKNHLFSGIDFHLLDIDVAELIDLIPSVDAMIPMLKSFKGKGEFHLAGETYLKSDYSLKQSTIRGAAAFQGQELTLMDTETFDMIASKLLFKKKTENIIDSLSVEMTLFKDEIDLYPFLIVMDKYKAVISGRHNMDNHFNYHISVTDTPLPVRLGLNVSGTMEDLKYKLVPCQYKHLYNPKKQGALEERTLRLKKLISESLKENVKPVK; the protein is encoded by the coding sequence ATGCGGATATTAAAAAAAGTTGGAATAGCTTTACTGGGATTTGTTTTTGTATTGATACTAGCTGCCTCAATAGGCATGTGGTATCTTTTTACACCAGAGAAATTAAGCCCAATCGTTAATAAACAGGCAAAAGAATATTTAGCCTGCCATACAATGATAGAAAAAGTTGAACCAACTTTTTTTAGTACCTATCCGTTTTTTGGACTTGAGTTAACGAACCTTTGTTTGACAGAGAAGACAAATGCACCGAAAACTGATACAATCTTATATGCACCCAAATGCTTTGCCTCCTTAAATGTACTCTCGTACTTATTGGATGGTAATATAAAACTTGACCCCTTTCTTGTTGAAGATGCTTATTTGAATTTCAAAATAAACTCATCGGGGCAATCTAATTTCGATATTTTAAAGAGCAGCTCCAATTCGACAGAAGCTGATTCGGAAGCATCATCTTTAGGTGATATGGACATTAGTAATGTTAAATTTAAGAATTGCAATGCCAATTATACAGATGAGTCAACATTTAGAAAGGCTAATATCAGTAACTTAAATGCTAAGCTCGGGCTTAAATACAGCAAGGAGAAACAAGCTCTTAATTTGGATATGCAGCTAAATCGATTGTTGTTTGCAACATCCGACTCGATGGCTCTTTATCTTGATGCACAGAACTGTGATCTAAAGATTACTTCTAAGGCTAAAGACAAAAATCTATTCGATTCCGATTTAAAGCTTGTTTGTAAAGCCATGTCGTTTTCTATGGCTGGTGATACCATTTTATCCAAGATGAAATTTGATACACACTTGCCTTTTAAAGCCAATCTATCTGAAAATACTTATAATTTTGAAGAGGCCAAACTCCTTGTTAACGATGAACAAGCCATTTCCTTCAATGGTCTTGTAAGCATCTTAAAAGATTACTCTATATCTACCGATATTGAATACTCAACCAAGGAATTGAATATTGAAAAAATTATAACTCTTGTTCCCAAAGCCTATTCTGAGCCACTAAAAGATATACGAGCTAAGGGCTATGCACAAGTCTCGGGATCAGTAAAAGGACTTATTTCAGAAACAAGCACGCCCCTTGTAACAGCAAATATTGAATATTATAAGGGTGAAATTAAATACACTGGTTATCCAAGTGTAAAAGACATTCAATTATCCATGTCTACTCAGGTGGATCTGAATAAAAAGCAGAATTCGGCCGTTACAATCAATAGTAGTTCTGCCAAAATAAAGCACAGCACGGTTTCTCTTAAAGGAGAAATTTCGAATATTCTGGAAACGCCAGCCTACGACATTTACTCGAAGGGTAATTTCAGCTTAGCCGATTTTAAATCGTTTATACCCAAAGATCAAAACATAAGTGTTCGGGGGTCGGTTAATGGTAACCTGCATGCCCGATTCTCTCAGTCTGATTTAGACAAGGAGGCCTATCACCGTATCTATTTAACCGGCGATTTTGAAGCCCGGAATTTTTATGCAAGCTATAACGACAGTATTAAGGTAAACCTACCTTCGGCAAAACTGAAGCTTGATTTACCCAGCCAAAACAGAGCAGACAAAAACCTTAGGTTTGCCAACATCAAAATTGATGCACCAAACTTAAATGTCAACATGTCTCCTTCGATGCGTGCGGCAAGTGAGAATCTTGAACTTTCTGTCGATATCAATCAGCTGGTAAAAGGCATTTCTACCCCCATATCGGCATGTCATTTTAAATTTGGCAGCCTTAATGCTACAGCCGATACTTTATCTCTTATTGCCAATAATGCAGAGGGACAATTTCAATATGCCCCAACACTTAAAGCGAAACAAGAAATTGCTCTTATCAATTCTACAATTAATAGCCAAGAAATTGTAATCGCTGGCAAAGACTCTGTTCTCTTTAATGCTAATGAGCTGTATGCCAAAACAAATTTGAAATACGATGACTCACAAAACAATCTGATTCTTAAATGGCAGCCCGAAGTGGCCATTAATTTCTCCGATGCCATTTATAACCTAGGTAAGCAGCTAAAAGGTGAGATCCCAAATATATCGTTTACGCTTGATCCCGATACAATGGCGATTAAGAAAGCCGATGTGACTTTAGGTAAATCCGATTTTAGCCTTAGTGGTCAACTAACCGACATATCTAAATACATCAACAAGCAAGCATTGCTTAAAGGAAACTTTAACTTGATCTCTAAAAATACCGATATTTATGAGCTGATGGATATTTTTAGTGGCATGGGAAGTCAAGACTCAAGCCTTGCTAGCAATGAAACTCTTACCACTGAAGATGATCCATTTATGGTACCCAAAGGTGTCGAAATTCGATTAAACACAGCAATCAATCAGACTATCGTAAATGATAATATTATCGAAAATATTAAAGGTGGCTTAACCGTTAAGGATGGTACGCTTATTCTGGACCAAATGGGTTTTACAAGCCGGGCGGCCAATATGCAATTAACGGCTATGTACCGTTCAGACAGAAAAAATCATTTGTTCAGTGGCATCGACTTTCACCTTTTAGATATTGATGTTGCTGAACTCATTGATTTAATTCCTTCAGTTGACGCTATGATTCCAATGCTAAAATCATTCAAAGGGAAAGGTGAATTTCATTTGGCTGGAGAAACCTATCTTAAGAGCGATTATTCTCTTAAACAATCTACAATTCGTGGTGCGGCAGCTTTCCAGGGACAAGAACTAACCCTTATGGATACCGAAACATTCGATATGATTGCAAGTAAACTCCTCTTTAAGAAAAAAACAGAAAATATTATAGATAGCCTGAGTGTTGAGATGACTTTATTTAAGGATGAAATTGATTTATATCCTTTCCTTATTGTCATGGATAAATATAAAGCCGTTATTTCCGGACGTCATAATATGGATAATCACTTTAACTACCACATATCGGTGACAGATACGCCTCTACCCGTTAGGTTAGGCTTAAATGTAAGCGGCACAATGGAAGATTTAAAATATAAGCTTGTTCCTTGTCAATATAAACATCTTTACAATCCAAAAAAACAGGGCGCACTGGAAGAGCGAACTTTACGTTTAAAAAAGCTGATCTCGGAATCGCTTAAGGAGAATGTTAAGCCTGTTAAATAG
- a CDS encoding EFR1 family ferrodoxin (N-terminal region resembles flavodoxins. C-terminal ferrodoxin region binds two 4Fe-4S clusters.): MQSVNLIYFSPTGTSRKVVKAIGQELAAKQINEFDITQTDFNYKDFGSGLTIIGIPVYKGRVPAEVIPRLKYFKAKNAPVVLVAVYGNRDFDDALLELKDLSVELGFIPIAAAAFIGEHSYSIESKPIAKNRPDEADFLKAKQFAGEILKKLKTNDGIELKISGNCPYKVAPNAPVMAPRTIADKCTLCGICADVCPVDVIELGKTVITNAEACIWCCACVKACPEEARVFDTPLISQITNNLFENCSERKEPEFFL; this comes from the coding sequence ATGCAATCAGTTAATTTAATCTACTTTTCTCCAACAGGAACAAGTAGAAAAGTTGTTAAGGCCATTGGACAGGAATTAGCAGCAAAACAAATAAATGAGTTTGATATTACGCAAACTGACTTTAATTATAAAGATTTTGGCAGTGGATTGACCATTATTGGTATACCTGTTTACAAAGGTCGTGTACCTGCTGAAGTTATTCCGCGATTGAAATATTTTAAAGCAAAAAACGCACCAGTGGTTTTAGTTGCTGTTTATGGAAATAGAGATTTCGATGATGCGCTGCTTGAACTAAAAGATCTTAGTGTAGAATTAGGTTTTATACCTATAGCTGCTGCAGCTTTTATTGGAGAACATTCTTATTCAATAGAAAGTAAACCGATTGCAAAAAATCGTCCAGATGAGGCAGATTTTTTGAAGGCAAAACAATTTGCAGGAGAGATTCTAAAGAAATTGAAGACGAACGATGGCATCGAACTAAAGATTTCTGGTAATTGTCCATATAAAGTTGCGCCCAATGCTCCAGTCATGGCACCAAGAACCATTGCTGATAAATGTACGCTTTGTGGCATTTGTGCCGATGTTTGTCCCGTTGATGTAATTGAGCTAGGCAAAACGGTAATTACGAATGCAGAGGCTTGTATTTGGTGTTGTGCATGTGTTAAAGCTTGTCCTGAAGAGGCACGAGTTTTTGATACACCACTGATCAGTCAAATAACAAATAACCTATTCGAAAACTGTTCGGAACGCAAAGAACCCGAATTTTTCCTCT